GAGTGACTAATTTTCTCGATTAATGAGTTTTGTGACCGGGGGAGAGAAAGAGGGCAAGGCGAAAATATCTTGACAAAAAAGAGGAGTTAACAGTGTTATTTTCGGAGGGTACTAAAAATATGTCAGGGATTAATTTTGATGTATCAATGTGATCGTTTTAAAATGTTGGAaactaaagtgtcgaatgacCCGAATTTTGGAAACTGTTTGTGACATTTGCTCGCCACTAAACAGTGTCGGCAAATGATTTGTTTCTCTtcagtgaaattttttttttgatggaaAATTGGGTGACAATCCATTAAACGTAAAAGTATGTAACCGTACACAATGACTACCCCTAAGATGGCATGACATAATTTTATCATTGTCTAGATAACTCTAAAGCTACCTAAATAAAGCTACCCTAAATAGAAAGCTCTGAAATTAGTAACCTGACGCTACTAAGGTTGGCTCCGGGCAATTCAAACCCTAATCCCAATCTATTCATGCTCCCCAAGACCTCCCTATGCAGAGGGGCATCCCGTgtcaatcaagaaaaaaaaataaaaaaaatacaggGCCAAAGCCTAGCACAAAGCCCTAAACCCATAAGAAAACCCTGCCAGCCCAAAAACACAAGCATCGTGTTAAAACCCCGTATGAGCTACAACTCCTACAACTAAGACGCAGCCGCCGTCTCTGTTGGTCGTACCTTCAGCTACTTTGCCGCGAAAACTGTCATTAGCCACCATGTTGATTCTCCGCACCATCACCATCTCGAAGTCGAGAACCGTACCAGAGTCTATACCACGATCAACACTTGAGAATTCTCTACCACAATTTACACCGCCAACCCTAACAAAGCGGTCTCGGACGCAACATCATGTCACTAGACCCACATGCCTTGATCCATGCCGCCTTCACCAAAGACAACGACCCTATCAACATACCACTATCCAAACTGCCCCTTGCCCCCAAGAAAGGAAGATGACAAACATGGATCGGAACCTACAAAAtcagtggcggaaccaggatccaattcctgtctaggctaattagaagggcacaataatttttttttttttagccagtAATTTATACAATCATGAATCATCATAGATTCATAGCCTCACCTATCGACCGACCATCAGACCATGATCAACAAAGACATCACTACATCAGTCGGTAATTCTAACTAAAAATACATTCAtgaatcatcaattcatcatagCCTATTAGCGGATTAGCCTATGAGGCGGCTATCCACCGAGTGACCAACTCACCGACCATGAATCCAtgatcaagaatcaagatcCTCAGCTAACatggaatctctctctctctctctctctctctctctctcccccccctccAAACCTCAACTCATACAGAAAAGGAAAGCCCAACTCACAACCAGTGGTAGCAAACAGAATCGACATTCAGCAAAAGGAGATTTGGGATTTCTTTGAGGAAACCCCATTGGGAAAAACAGAGCAGGAAGAAGAAGTGATAAGTGAAGAACATAGGAGATCGATAGAGCTTCATACCTTGTTTCAATTGATAAGTCCATAACCTCCATCGAAACACTAGAGTAGTGTGACTGTGTGAGGCTGTGACTGTGAGCTGCTGTGGGAGCTGGGAATACACGGGACTTctacatataattttttttttctttgggctggtaTGGCTggaggtgtatatatatatatatacacacacacacacacacacttaagggTTTTTAGCCCAAAATGTTGCctaggcttgagcccatatagccTACCATGTCCTTCTGCCACTGCACAAAATCCACCACCATCAGAGATGGCAAGAGGCTAACTTGAAAGTCCCAATCTTACTGCCCTGCAACCAAACGCCTAGAAACCATCGGaagagattgaggaagaaagGGTAACCAAGGCCACCCAAATGATTGAGACTAGTCGAAGCCGCCATCACAGAGTCCACCGTAGTTATCAGGAGAAGATGGAAGGGTTGGGGCAAGAAGACCCACTGCCAAAGAGAGGAGGCGAGAAGACATGTTCAAAATTTTTGAGATACAATATTATTCTTTTGGGGATCCATTATAGACTTGACCGCAAGCTTATTCCAAGCaactaaaaatttaaaattttgtgCCAAAAACTTCACCAAATTATGAAATAACTATAAAAACTCATGAAAGAATCATTTGAAAATATTattatggtaaaaaaaaaaagcaaaaaccaaTAAATAAGAAGAAACTTCACGTTATTTCTCTTTTCAGTCTTTCACCAATAACATGTGCATTGCACAAGTATGAGGTTAGTTTTAGTTTTTTAgtcttgttttttatttttattttgggagcttctattcatacttctaaaattggtatttagacctctcactttttccaagtaatagttgactttgtcaactcatgtcaaattaccaataaagacacaaataagaaaaagaaaaaaaaaagctcttCTTATCCCTACGAACAGTAATAGTTTTCAACTTGGGAAAAATTTTCTCCTCCaatgtaaaccctaaaatatatatcGCCAAATGTTATTTAACGTTGAAGTCAAAATTTTATGAATTACTTTGTCTACGTAAAGTGATAGACTTCCTTGCTCACATAGCTGACAATTTAATTATAAGATCTATCACtgagatataaaaaaaaaataataataaaaaagagagaaaatgggaaatacaAAGACACCTCAGTTGATGAAGCCCTACTCATTCTAAATGCAATCAAACATGTGAACGAGCGGTGACAAAAAGCACTACTCCAACACGTTTATATGACAAACGCAACAATGGGTAGTTgtccacaagatcttcctgcACATCGTCAATGCAGAGCAATTTTATGTGAAACTAttctatagatatgatgaaaaattcgACCATTTGATATAAATCTATGGAGAATGCACTAAActcatggttgattattgtaatttcatacatatctaaaacaaaaagatcATGCATGTTCATTTCAAGATGCTATGGAAACAAGTAGGAGATAATCAGTTTACGGACAATGACACTTAAATGgaatgaaaataatacttggaaaacatGTTTATACGAGATGATGAGCAAACATGATATTGTTGCCTACGCTAACCAAGAGAcgacaattcattgaaaaaatGCTAGCACCTCTATTACTcgtatatggaggatgaacttccataaaaaataaaaaattgttgcaattccaaatcttcaaaaattgaaggagATCCAACTATTGATTGTtgaaagggagcttctattcatacctctaaaattgttattttgacctccatcttttttttcaaataatagaatctaaaaaaagaaaaaaggtcttttattgattttattggacgattgGCATTATAGGAAAATTAGTGAGGGGTAGATAACAAATtgattatttgtaaaagtaaattggaggtctattaagtgaggAGGTCTAAATAACAATTttgaaggtatgaatagaagctcccttttattttttataataaacttttattgatgatttatttatagataaatgtgtgtttcttttcattttaattttttacggAAAATTTTTACCGATAAATCTTTctctatttatttaattttattgaaaGGTGTTGCTAACAAATTGTTCATGAGAAAGAAATAAGGACAAAATGAAGACACGAAACTATGTAGGCAACCATATGTTAGCTTTTCATCAAATGATCAAACAACAGAACCTATATATAATTGTTTggggaaaaaggaaaagaatgtACCGATCAATCCAGAAACCATGAGCAGGCTCTAGACTGATGATAGACACGAGTACATTTATACTGCTATACATGTGTAGCCTTGAGGCTCTAGAGTGTAGACTCTAGACTGATGATAGACTCGGGTACTATGTAGGCAACCATGTGTTAGCTTTTCATCAGGTGATCAAACAACAGAACCATATAATTGTTtggggaaaaggaaaagaatgtACCCATCAATCCAGAGACCTTGAGCAGGCTCTAGACTGATGATAGGCACGAGTACATTTATACAGTTATACATGTGTAGCCTTGAGGCCCTACAGTCTAGACTCTAGACAATCCAGAAACCTCCCAGAAATTAAAGTCTTGTACTCTTGTATGTTCCTTTAGCAACGTATACACTCCACCGATAGCACAGTTGTCAATGTTTCTGGAATCCTTGGGACATTGTAATTCCAGAAATTGCTACAAGTTCTCTCGAACCAACTTACTTCATAGACTACTTTCATATATAATTCTTTCAACTCCTCCATCTTTTTTCATAACCATTTTCAAAACTTGCCACAATGGAAAACAACCACAAAGCATCATCACCCCACATAGTTATGATACCCAGTCCAGGCATGGGTCACCTTATCCCACTTGTAGAGCTTGCAAAGCTTCTAGTCCACCACCATAACTTCACCATCACTCTCATTATTCCCACCATTGGACCTCCCCCAAAACCGGAGAAAACCCTCCTCCAAACCCTCCCAAATTCCATAAACTACTTCTTTCTCCTTCCTATTGATTTCCATGACCTCCCCCcagaaaccaaaacccaaactaAAATAACCCTTTCTGTCACTCGCTCCCTTTCCGAAATACGCAACGTTTTCAAATCCTTGGCTGCAAGTTCCAGTCTAGTTGGGTTAGTGGTTGATATGTTTGGTACTGATGCATTTTATGTTGCCAAGGATTTCAATGTCCCATCATATTTGTTCTGGTCCACCATGGCTattggtttgattttgttgcTTCATTTGCCTAAGCTTGACAAAATGGTTGCTTGTGAATACAAAGACTTAGCTGAGCCTGTGAAATTACCAGGGTGCATTCCAATTTCCGGAGCTGAATTTCCAGAACCATTTCAAGACAGAAAGAGTGAAGCATACAAATGGTTTCTTCAATATGGCAAAAGGTTTGATTTAGCTAAGGGTGTTCTAGTGAATAGCTTCATGGAACTGGAGCCAGATGCTATAAAAGCCTTGCAAGATGAAATTGGGCTTCGTGGGCCACCAATTTATCCAATTGGGCCGATTGTCCAGACCGGTCCATCTTATGGGCCTGATGGGCATGAGTGTTTGAAATGGTTGGATGAACAACCAAGGGGTTCTGTTCTGTTTGTGTCATTTGGGAGTGGTGGAACTCTCTCGTTTGAACAGCTTAATGAACTAGCATTAGGGCTTGAAATGAGTGGAACAAAGTTTTTGTGGGTTGTGAGAAGTCCAGATAACAAAGCTTCTGATGCATCGTTTTTCAGTGTCCAAAGCCAAACAGATCCTCTAGGGTTTTTACCAAAGGGGTTTAGGGAGAGGACCAAATTAGGTCGAGGTCTTTTGGTGCCATCATGGGCGCCACAAAGTGAGGTACTTAGCCATGGTTCGATAGGTGGGTTCTTGAGTCACTGTGGATGGAATTCAATCCTCGAGAGCATTGTCAACGGTGTCCCTCTCATTGCTTGGCCTTTATATGCAGAGCAAAAGATGAATGCAAATGTGTTGTGCGAAGCTTGGAAGGTGGCTCTGAGACCTAAAGCGAATGAAAATGGCATAGTGGGATGTGATGAGATCGGTAGAGTTGTGAAGGAACTAATGGAAGGGGAAGAAGGATTTAGGGTTCGACAGAGGATGAATGGATGGAAGGAAGCTGCTAATAAGGCATTGAGTGTAGAGGGTTCTTCCAGAAAGGCATTGTCTGAGTTGGCGATGAAGTTGAAGAAGCATAAATAGAATTAGGGTTATGATCAGTTTCCTGTTGTTTCTCTCTCTATGAGATGTTGAATATATTCTACACAAGTACTTCAACCAATTAGCCAATATCTTGTCATTCCTTATctgttcattttttattttatttttgataatcGAGCCAGTAGGGCGAATATGTATTCATCAAAAGCCAGAATAGGCTGTTACATATCATTCCGCTGCCATTTATAGACAGATAAatagatagtggtagtacccacaatggtacatagaaatagacccactcattataCAATCAATACGTAGACATAGCAGGAATCtccctttggtactacgccggaggcgctagaaaGATCCTGCCCTCCCAACCTAACTCTTAATTAATAAACCTAgttgcctagagacctcaattggtgtacaactagatcCACTGAGAATTAAGTTGACAAGACCAGACTAAATGCAAAAACTAGATGTACAAAGGTGCCTAGACTGTCCCTTTGTATCTTCAGTTTGCTGATCTAGTGAAGCTATTTGCATACATACCATTTTAGAATCACATAAAACAGAGAAGGCATGATGTCTACTTTGAtgacttagagcatctttaattagcagactctctatttttactccttagctattttggagagcatgtttagctttttatctattttagcagctgcaccagactcttaagtggctctctattataacttttagttatctcgcttctaaatatagagagcgagacgAGGCTctttataatttaaaatattcattttaagttattttatgtaatttataaatacatttaaactatttaatcttaatttaaaaaataatataaattcaaaactagctaaaatagagagcattgatgtagacgtaattctaaagttgctagctaaaataactttttagttattttagctaaaat
This portion of the Rosa chinensis cultivar Old Blush chromosome 1, RchiOBHm-V2, whole genome shotgun sequence genome encodes:
- the LOC112182101 gene encoding hydroquinone glucosyltransferase, which produces MENNHKASSPHIVMIPSPGMGHLIPLVELAKLLVHHHNFTITLIIPTIGPPPKPEKTLLQTLPNSINYFFLLPIDFHDLPPETKTQTKITLSVTRSLSEIRNVFKSLAASSSLVGLVVDMFGTDAFYVAKDFNVPSYLFWSTMAIGLILLLHLPKLDKMVACEYKDLAEPVKLPGCIPISGAEFPEPFQDRKSEAYKWFLQYGKRFDLAKGVLVNSFMELEPDAIKALQDEIGLRGPPIYPIGPIVQTGPSYGPDGHECLKWLDEQPRGSVLFVSFGSGGTLSFEQLNELALGLEMSGTKFLWVVRSPDNKASDASFFSVQSQTDPLGFLPKGFRERTKLGRGLLVPSWAPQSEVLSHGSIGGFLSHCGWNSILESIVNGVPLIAWPLYAEQKMNANVLCEAWKVALRPKANENGIVGCDEIGRVVKELMEGEEGFRVRQRMNGWKEAANKALSVEGSSRKALSELAMKLKKHK